From Phaeocystidibacter marisrubri, the proteins below share one genomic window:
- a CDS encoding helix-turn-helix domain-containing protein, with protein MERIIPIELTPESKLHSLVEHRSKFNLDFCELNVFETHERANDFHLKFDHFTITSMLRGKKVMHIDNLGDFDYVPGETVLAPASTPMRIDFPEAERGNPTQCTALVIDDSYLKKQLSTLNEDGLYTPQSSGGWDLNVKELILKNNRELAEVSSRLLSIFTSNDPFKAYRADLILRELVLVMLKVQNLQSLRKNAGPNSNASPFNAVMSFISRQLTSEISIDDLCRVAGMSKSSFYRSFTQEYGISPIQLILEERIKYAKHLLQHHLEISIKEVAYASGFNDPNYFSRVFRKMEGVTASAYRALYLS; from the coding sequence TTGGAGAGAATCATACCTATAGAGTTAACGCCTGAATCAAAACTTCATTCACTTGTTGAACACAGAAGTAAGTTTAACCTTGACTTCTGTGAGTTGAACGTTTTTGAAACCCATGAAAGGGCAAATGACTTTCACTTAAAATTTGATCACTTCACCATTACTTCGATGTTGAGAGGTAAGAAGGTGATGCACATTGACAATTTGGGGGATTTCGATTACGTACCCGGAGAAACAGTACTTGCACCAGCTTCCACACCAATGAGAATTGACTTTCCGGAGGCGGAGCGTGGGAACCCTACCCAGTGTACCGCATTGGTTATTGATGATTCTTATTTGAAGAAGCAATTGTCGACTTTGAATGAAGACGGTTTGTATACGCCTCAATCTTCAGGTGGTTGGGATTTGAATGTGAAGGAGCTGATTCTCAAGAATAACAGAGAGTTGGCGGAAGTGAGTTCTCGACTCCTTTCCATTTTCACGAGTAATGATCCTTTTAAGGCCTATCGAGCAGATTTGATTTTGCGAGAACTCGTATTGGTGATGCTGAAGGTGCAAAACCTTCAATCGCTGCGAAAGAATGCAGGACCCAATTCGAATGCCTCTCCATTCAATGCAGTGATGAGCTTCATTTCTCGCCAACTTACTAGTGAGATTTCTATTGATGATCTGTGTAGGGTTGCTGGTATGAGTAAGTCAAGTTTTTACCGCTCGTTCACCCAGGAGTATGGTATTTCTCCTATTCAATTGATTTTGGAAGAGAGGATCAAGTACGCCAAACACTTACTTCAACACCATTTGGAGATTAGCATCAAAGAAGTGGCCTATGCTTCTGGCTTTAACGACCCCAATTACTTTAGTCGTGTTTTTCGCAAGATGGAAGGAGTGACGGCTAGCGCTTATAGAGCACTTTATCTAAGCTAA
- the dinB gene encoding DNA polymerase IV, which produces MEEKPIRKIIHVDMDAFYASVEQRDRPELRGKPVAVGGSAERGVVAAASYEARKYGVRSAMPSSIAARRCPELIFVKPDFDKYKAVSQQIRDIFLDYTSRVEPLSLDEAFLDVTTNHKGMTSATLIAQEIRQRIFETTQLRASAGISINKFLAKVASDINKPNGQKTIPPKEVDAFLMQLPIEKFFGVGVKTAEKFHQMNVYRGADLMEVDLMILKSRFGKSGQHYYNIVRGIQHSEVVPNRVRKSVGVEETFSTDLLSEESMLAALYKLGERCEHRLKRAHSKGKTITLKLKNSSFEVQTRSHTLPEVTNDIDVIMETVVALLQQSVPADPIRLLGITVSNFDVEEREVQLTLEF; this is translated from the coding sequence ATGGAGGAGAAGCCCATTCGGAAGATTATCCATGTGGATATGGACGCGTTTTACGCCAGCGTAGAACAGCGTGATCGTCCTGAGTTGCGCGGAAAACCCGTTGCCGTGGGTGGGTCAGCTGAAAGAGGAGTGGTGGCCGCCGCCAGTTATGAAGCTCGGAAGTACGGTGTTCGCTCAGCTATGCCTTCATCCATCGCCGCGAGGCGGTGTCCAGAACTCATCTTTGTAAAGCCCGACTTCGATAAGTACAAAGCAGTGAGCCAGCAAATACGGGATATTTTCCTCGATTACACTTCTCGGGTAGAACCATTGAGTCTGGATGAAGCTTTCCTGGATGTAACGACCAATCACAAGGGAATGACTTCGGCAACGCTCATTGCTCAAGAGATTCGTCAGCGCATTTTCGAAACAACTCAACTCCGAGCGAGTGCAGGAATTAGCATCAATAAATTCTTAGCCAAGGTTGCGAGTGATATCAATAAACCCAATGGACAGAAGACGATTCCCCCCAAAGAAGTAGATGCATTTTTGATGCAATTGCCCATTGAGAAGTTTTTTGGCGTTGGAGTAAAAACGGCGGAAAAATTCCACCAAATGAATGTGTATCGCGGAGCGGACCTAATGGAAGTGGATTTGATGATTCTGAAGAGCCGCTTTGGCAAAAGTGGTCAGCATTATTACAATATTGTACGTGGGATTCAACACTCCGAAGTGGTTCCTAACCGTGTGCGAAAAAGCGTGGGAGTGGAGGAAACGTTTAGCACTGATTTGCTCTCCGAAGAATCTATGCTTGCCGCATTGTACAAATTGGGTGAGCGATGTGAACACCGATTGAAACGCGCCCATTCAAAGGGGAAAACCATTACCCTGAAATTGAAGAACTCCAGTTTTGAGGTTCAAACTCGCAGTCATACACTCCCCGAGGTGACCAACGACATTGACGTAATTATGGAAACCGTCGTTGCTTTATTACAGCAATCTGTTCCTGCAGATCCTATACGATTGTTGGGAATAACCGTATCCAACTTTGATGTAGAAGAGAGGGAAGTGCAACTCACATTAGAGTTTTAA
- the aceB gene encoding malate synthase A, whose translation MFRVDVDNVVKPMIVSDYASECKAVFTDEALQFVGILHELFEKRRLDLLEKRKVRNTRYANGETPGYKPETASIREGDWRVNPVPSQIHDRRVEITGPTDAKMMINALNSGAKVFMADLEDSTSPTWKNIANGQLNLYKAVRDELTFTNSAGKFYSVAESPAVLMVRPRGLHLEETNVQVEGKPISASLFDFGLFFYHNVHALWAKGSAPYFYLAKLEDSEEAEWWNEVFIEAQRIIGIPRGTIKATVLVETFPLVFQMHEVLYALREHSAGLNCGRWDYLFSMIKTLGHSPSNLFPDRDQMTMTVECMTAYSRMLISTCHTRGAHAMGGMAAQIPIKNDVIANERALEKVKADKEREVRDGHDGSWVAHPALVPLAMEIFNEYMPQKNQIDLIPDWSYTAENLSTIPKGSITEEGVRKNISIGLHYLAAWLSGQGAAAIHHLMEDAATAEISRVQLWQWLHFKAELEGGMVLDETRFDLMFYEESAKLERVIIDPWKGKLPQAKVLFNRMVKRAELVPFLTSEAQPYLS comes from the coding sequence ATGTTCCGAGTAGATGTAGACAATGTGGTTAAACCAATGATAGTGAGTGATTACGCTTCAGAGTGTAAGGCAGTTTTCACCGATGAGGCTCTTCAATTTGTTGGCATTCTTCATGAGTTGTTTGAGAAACGTCGACTCGATTTGCTCGAGAAGCGAAAGGTGAGAAACACTCGATATGCGAATGGAGAAACGCCGGGATACAAGCCTGAAACGGCTAGTATTCGAGAAGGAGACTGGCGCGTTAATCCCGTTCCATCTCAGATTCATGATAGACGAGTTGAGATTACTGGACCAACGGATGCCAAGATGATGATCAATGCGCTGAATTCGGGAGCTAAGGTTTTTATGGCTGACCTTGAGGATAGCACATCACCTACATGGAAGAATATAGCGAATGGTCAATTGAATCTCTATAAAGCGGTTCGTGACGAATTGACCTTTACAAATAGTGCAGGCAAGTTTTATTCTGTAGCGGAAAGTCCTGCTGTTCTGATGGTTCGTCCCCGTGGATTGCATTTAGAGGAGACGAACGTCCAAGTAGAAGGCAAGCCGATTTCGGCATCGTTGTTTGATTTCGGTTTGTTCTTCTATCACAACGTACACGCGCTATGGGCGAAAGGAAGTGCGCCTTATTTCTATCTCGCAAAACTGGAGGATTCAGAAGAGGCAGAGTGGTGGAATGAGGTGTTCATTGAAGCACAACGCATCATTGGGATTCCGCGAGGTACGATTAAAGCGACTGTATTGGTGGAAACCTTTCCGTTGGTCTTTCAAATGCATGAGGTGCTTTATGCCCTCCGGGAGCATTCCGCGGGTTTGAATTGTGGTCGATGGGATTACTTGTTCTCCATGATTAAAACGCTGGGACATTCTCCCTCTAATCTTTTTCCCGATCGGGATCAAATGACCATGACGGTAGAATGTATGACGGCCTATAGCCGAATGCTGATTTCCACTTGTCATACACGCGGAGCGCATGCCATGGGTGGTATGGCTGCACAAATCCCAATTAAGAACGATGTAATCGCAAACGAACGCGCGCTAGAAAAAGTAAAAGCGGATAAAGAGAGAGAAGTTCGAGATGGTCATGATGGCTCGTGGGTGGCTCACCCTGCATTGGTGCCTCTGGCTATGGAGATATTCAATGAATACATGCCACAGAAGAATCAAATTGATCTCATTCCCGATTGGAGCTACACTGCAGAAAATTTGTCGACGATTCCCAAGGGATCCATCACGGAAGAAGGAGTTCGAAAGAACATCAGCATAGGCCTCCACTATTTGGCTGCTTGGCTATCTGGACAAGGGGCTGCTGCTATTCATCACTTAATGGAGGATGCAGCCACGGCCGAAATCTCAAGAGTTCAACTCTGGCAATGGTTGCATTTCAAGGCTGAATTGGAGGGGGGAATGGTGTTGGACGAAACGCGCTTCGACCTGATGTTCTATGAAGAATCGGCCAAGTTGGAGCGCGTGATCATCGATCCATGGAAAGGGAAACTTCCTCAAGCAAAAGTGCTCTTTAATCGAATGGTGAAACGAGCAGAACTAGTTCCCTTTCTCACTTCTGAAGCTCAACCTTATTTATCCTAA
- the aceA gene encoding isocitrate lyase, whose translation MNREEQRIALENDWKTNPRWANVYRPYDAEDVLRLRGSFIIEHSVAKRGAEVLWKKLNTQPVVSALGALTGNQAIQEVAAGLEAIYLSGWQVAADANSAGEMYPDQSLYPVNSVPMVVEKINAALLRADQIATVNGDVDREWMVPIVADAEAGFGGNLNAFELMKAMIKAGAAGVHFEDQLSSAKKCGHLGGKVLVPTSEAINKLIAARLASDVLNVPTLIVARTDADAAQLITSDIDIRDQKFTTGERSSEGFYYVKNGIEQAIDRGLSYAPYADLLWMETSHPSLAEARQFAEAIHKEYPGKLLAYNCSPSFNWASKLSVEEMETFREDLAALGFKFQFITLAGFHALNTSMFELSKAYHERGMAGYSELQEREFALVSKGFSAVKHQAFVGTGYYDMVQNVVTAGRTSTQAMAGSTEADQF comes from the coding sequence ATGAATCGTGAAGAACAAAGAATCGCACTGGAAAACGACTGGAAAACTAACCCTCGTTGGGCAAATGTTTATAGGCCCTACGATGCAGAAGATGTACTTCGACTTAGAGGTAGTTTCATTATTGAACACTCTGTGGCTAAAAGAGGCGCAGAGGTACTCTGGAAAAAACTGAATACCCAACCGGTGGTCTCTGCGCTGGGGGCGCTGACAGGTAACCAGGCTATTCAAGAGGTAGCTGCTGGACTGGAAGCCATTTATTTGAGCGGTTGGCAGGTTGCCGCCGATGCAAATTCAGCCGGAGAGATGTACCCCGATCAGAGCTTGTATCCTGTGAATTCTGTTCCGATGGTCGTGGAGAAGATTAATGCTGCACTTCTTAGAGCAGATCAAATAGCGACGGTGAATGGCGATGTAGATAGAGAGTGGATGGTGCCTATTGTGGCTGATGCTGAAGCTGGTTTTGGCGGCAACTTGAATGCTTTTGAACTGATGAAAGCGATGATTAAAGCAGGTGCCGCTGGCGTTCACTTTGAAGATCAATTGAGCAGTGCAAAGAAATGCGGACACCTAGGAGGAAAGGTGCTGGTCCCTACTTCAGAAGCGATCAATAAACTCATTGCCGCGAGATTGGCATCAGATGTTCTGAATGTGCCAACACTTATCGTTGCACGTACGGATGCAGATGCCGCCCAGCTTATTACCTCCGACATTGATATTCGCGACCAAAAGTTTACAACAGGTGAACGTTCAAGCGAGGGATTCTACTATGTGAAGAATGGCATCGAACAGGCAATTGATAGAGGATTGAGCTATGCACCTTATGCTGATTTGCTTTGGATGGAAACTTCACACCCAAGTTTAGCTGAAGCTCGGCAGTTCGCTGAAGCAATTCACAAGGAGTATCCAGGTAAGCTGTTGGCCTATAACTGTTCTCCGAGTTTTAACTGGGCAAGTAAGTTGTCGGTTGAAGAGATGGAGACGTTCCGCGAGGATTTAGCAGCGCTAGGATTCAAATTTCAGTTCATTACACTCGCAGGATTCCACGCTTTGAACACCAGCATGTTTGAATTGAGTAAAGCCTACCACGAACGTGGAATGGCGGGGTATTCAGAGCTGCAAGAGCGTGAGTTTGCATTGGTGAGTAAAGGTTTTTCGGCAGTGAAGCATCAAGCTTTTGTAGGGACTGGTTATTACGACATGGTCCAAAATGTGGTAACAGCAGGTCGAACAAGTACTCAGGCGATGGCGGGTTCAACTGAAGCAGATCAGTTTTAA
- a CDS encoding amino acid ABC transporter substrate-binding protein yields MQKWILGIALLLSGGLMAQERTHHVESGETLYGISKSYHVSIEALVEANPVLREGLKEGQDLIIPSADLSTQNRPVEKVDTLRFDYYVVEPKQTLYSLSRLWEIPIERIVELNPSLENGLKVGQRLALPKGTLTAVGQETDTTQVKAGYERHLVLPGETVYSLTHGVVSEDLFFEVNPEVKEEGLKSGSYVWLPSEETTDMVSEVVMRDVLPMTLPDTIKQVIPAIRNRQNEIQPVAKATLKVVRVQEGDSWTVLERKYKTTKERLIELNPETMNGLRVGQYIIVPVAPAIVNSVTDDESSQWALLNRRKVHFALALPLYLEENDSLARRFASGLGAAKVLPQSQFAYDFYAGLKLAMDTLRQFGLEIEVDVYDTRNDPIRVREISRQIDQSRAQFVMGPIYSRNAEEMARQLPNEWIVSPLSRTVNTNGKFKLVQAVSAVNQEHLAIATWINEEGRDANIVFVRRNGETQKKDVQVFLQHIEASEYRTISQIEMGENLITTQQIRNSLAAGKRDIFVILDDDPVLMTSFLNGVSSTRDSSITVITTGKLLEMKTLEIGKLNNLDLYISDVEYVDYQSEDVIEFVLKFREVMKSEPSRFAFHGYDAGLYYLTLFGLTDDLDEMEWPNYDGVIKRQRTEDHVGYGPYNSGVFILHLEDFKWLLKK; encoded by the coding sequence ATGCAGAAATGGATTTTGGGGATCGCGCTCTTATTGAGCGGCGGTCTCATGGCTCAAGAGCGCACTCACCATGTGGAAAGCGGGGAAACGCTGTACGGTATTTCCAAGTCTTACCACGTTAGTATTGAAGCTCTGGTTGAAGCAAATCCAGTTCTAAGAGAAGGTTTGAAGGAAGGTCAGGATTTGATCATTCCATCTGCAGATCTATCTACCCAAAACCGTCCCGTTGAAAAAGTGGATACGCTTCGCTTTGACTATTATGTGGTAGAGCCTAAGCAAACGCTGTATTCCCTTTCTCGCTTATGGGAAATTCCCATTGAACGAATTGTGGAGCTCAACCCGTCATTGGAAAATGGCTTGAAGGTTGGACAACGCCTTGCTCTTCCCAAGGGTACGCTTACGGCCGTTGGTCAAGAAACCGATACCACTCAGGTAAAGGCAGGCTATGAAAGACACTTGGTTCTACCCGGTGAAACGGTCTATTCTTTAACGCATGGAGTGGTTTCGGAAGACTTGTTCTTCGAAGTCAATCCAGAAGTGAAGGAAGAAGGGCTGAAATCGGGGTCATATGTTTGGCTCCCTTCTGAGGAGACCACAGATATGGTTTCGGAAGTAGTGATGCGCGACGTTTTACCGATGACGCTGCCCGATACCATTAAACAGGTTATTCCGGCTATTCGAAATCGTCAGAATGAAATTCAACCCGTGGCAAAAGCAACCCTCAAGGTGGTTCGTGTTCAAGAGGGCGATTCATGGACGGTTCTCGAGAGAAAATACAAAACGACAAAAGAGCGATTGATTGAACTCAATCCGGAAACCATGAACGGTTTGCGCGTAGGACAATACATCATCGTTCCGGTGGCTCCTGCTATTGTGAACTCAGTCACAGACGATGAGTCATCGCAATGGGCTTTGTTGAATCGCAGAAAAGTTCATTTTGCATTGGCATTGCCTCTTTACTTGGAGGAAAATGACAGTTTGGCGAGAAGATTTGCCAGTGGATTGGGAGCAGCCAAAGTTCTTCCTCAGTCGCAGTTTGCCTATGATTTCTACGCTGGTCTCAAGTTGGCCATGGATACTTTACGTCAATTCGGATTGGAGATTGAAGTAGACGTTTATGATACGCGCAATGATCCTATTCGCGTTCGTGAAATTAGTCGACAAATAGATCAGTCGCGTGCGCAGTTTGTTATGGGGCCTATCTATTCCAGAAACGCGGAGGAGATGGCGCGCCAGCTTCCGAATGAATGGATAGTTTCTCCGCTGAGTAGAACGGTTAACACGAATGGTAAGTTTAAGTTGGTTCAAGCAGTTTCTGCTGTGAATCAAGAACATTTGGCCATCGCTACTTGGATCAACGAGGAGGGAAGAGACGCAAACATTGTTTTCGTTCGCAGAAACGGTGAAACTCAAAAGAAGGACGTTCAAGTCTTTCTGCAACACATAGAAGCCAGCGAATACCGCACCATCTCACAAATTGAAATGGGCGAAAACTTGATCACCACACAGCAGATTAGAAATTCTTTGGCTGCTGGTAAAAGAGACATCTTTGTGATTCTAGATGATGATCCGGTTTTGATGACGAGCTTCCTCAACGGAGTGAGTTCAACGAGAGATTCGAGTATCACCGTTATCACTACAGGTAAGCTTCTTGAAATGAAGACTTTGGAGATAGGGAAGTTGAACAACCTAGATCTGTATATATCAGATGTGGAATACGTTGATTACCAAAGTGAGGATGTTATTGAGTTTGTGTTAAAGTTTAGAGAAGTGATGAAGAGTGAACCTTCGCGATTTGCCTTTCACGGCTACGACGCAGGTCTTTATTACCTCACACTTTTCGGATTGACAGATGATCTCGATGAGATGGAATGGCCGAATTACGACGGCGTCATCAAGCGCCAGCGCACGGAAGATCACGTGGGTTATGGCCCGTATAATTCAGGGGTATTCATCCTTCATTTGGAAGACTTCAAGTGGTTGCTAAAAAAGTAG
- a CDS encoding acyl-CoA thioesterase, which translates to MTKQERINQSETRIFKAVFPNTTNHYDTLFGGTAMQLMDEVAFIAATRFSRQRMVTVSSDRIDFKKPIPAGTIAEFIGRVTYTGNTSLKVRVDIVIEQMYSDHREKAITGEFTFVAIDENKKPISIFNG; encoded by the coding sequence ATGACCAAACAAGAGAGAATCAACCAATCTGAAACGCGAATTTTTAAAGCGGTATTCCCGAATACCACCAATCACTACGACACGCTATTTGGAGGAACCGCTATGCAACTGATGGACGAGGTTGCCTTTATTGCTGCCACTCGTTTTAGCCGCCAACGCATGGTAACGGTGAGCAGTGATCGCATCGATTTCAAAAAACCCATTCCCGCAGGTACTATTGCTGAATTCATAGGAAGGGTAACGTACACTGGCAACACGAGCTTAAAAGTTCGGGTAGACATCGTGATTGAACAGATGTACTCCGATCACCGCGAAAAAGCCATCACCGGAGAGTTCACATTTGTTGCGATAGATGAGAACAAAAAACCGATCAGTATTTTTAACGGATAA
- a CDS encoding DUF779 domain-containing protein: MTRRSLDSFDDQTGDSATQHSESPSHIPRVTHSKEAQELIEKLKERHGELMFHQSGGCCDGSQPMCFPKDEFKVGGSDVCLGEIVGCEFWMSADQFEYWKHTQLNLHVTPGRGSSFSLEIPLGMRFIIQSRVFTEDESARLQEIRYGG, translated from the coding sequence ATGACAAGAAGAAGCTTGGATTCTTTTGATGACCAAACCGGGGATTCCGCTACTCAACATAGCGAATCCCCTTCTCACATACCCAGAGTTACTCATTCTAAAGAGGCACAGGAATTAATTGAGAAACTAAAAGAGCGTCATGGCGAGCTCATGTTTCATCAAAGTGGGGGTTGTTGCGACGGCTCTCAGCCGATGTGCTTTCCAAAGGATGAGTTTAAAGTAGGAGGCTCTGATGTTTGTCTCGGAGAAATTGTCGGTTGTGAATTTTGGATGAGTGCGGATCAGTTTGAATACTGGAAGCACACCCAGCTCAATCTTCATGTTACACCTGGCAGAGGCTCAAGCTTCTCACTAGAGATTCCACTTGGGATGCGTTTTATCATTCAATCTCGGGTTTTTACCGAAGATGAGTCCGCTCGTTTACAAGAGATCCGATATGGTGGCTAG
- the guaA gene encoding glutamine-hydrolyzing GMP synthase, whose amino-acid sequence MTPDTILILDFGSQYTQLIARRVRELNVYCEIHPYNKIPELTPEIKGVILSGSPHSTLDHNAPDPDLSEIKGKLPLLGVCYGAQYLALKYGGVVEKSKHREYGRANLSSTDATSRLFKDVPVGSQVWMSHGDTIMELPENYKVEASTKDVRVAGYRIEGETTYGIQFHPEVYHSTDGMTLLKNFVIDIVGVSADWTPASFIEDTVGQLREKLGNDQVVLGLSGGVDSTVTAVLLSEAIGDRLHCIFVNNGLLRKDEFEQVLKQYEGMGLNVKGVDSSEQFLSQLAGQKDPEEKRKTIGRVFIEVFDEEAMNIEDVKWLAQGTIYPDVIESVSVNGPSATIKSHHNVGGLPDFMKLKVVEPMNTLFKDEVRRVGKELGIADELLGRHPFPGPGLAIRILGDITPEKVAILQEVDHIFVQGLKEHGLYDQVWQAGAILLPVQSVGVMGDERTYEQVVALRAVESTDGMTADWVHLPYTFLAEISNKIINRVKGVNRVVYDISSKPPATIEWE is encoded by the coding sequence ATGACACCTGATACGATTCTTATCTTAGATTTCGGCTCGCAATACACCCAGTTGATTGCTCGCCGCGTACGTGAGTTAAACGTTTACTGTGAAATTCACCCGTACAACAAAATCCCAGAACTAACTCCTGAAATCAAGGGGGTGATATTGAGTGGAAGTCCTCATTCTACATTGGACCACAACGCTCCTGATCCTGATCTTTCGGAGATCAAAGGAAAGTTGCCACTTCTTGGGGTTTGTTACGGTGCTCAATACCTCGCTTTGAAATATGGTGGAGTAGTTGAGAAATCTAAGCATAGAGAATACGGTAGAGCCAATTTGAGTTCTACAGATGCAACATCGCGTTTATTTAAAGACGTTCCTGTTGGATCTCAGGTGTGGATGAGTCATGGCGACACCATCATGGAATTGCCAGAGAACTACAAAGTAGAGGCTTCAACCAAGGATGTTCGCGTTGCTGGATATCGCATTGAAGGCGAAACTACGTATGGAATTCAGTTCCACCCAGAAGTGTATCACAGCACAGATGGAATGACGCTTCTGAAGAATTTCGTGATTGATATTGTAGGTGTTTCAGCAGATTGGACACCAGCAAGCTTCATTGAAGATACGGTTGGTCAACTTCGTGAGAAACTTGGTAACGATCAGGTGGTACTTGGTCTCTCCGGTGGTGTTGACAGTACTGTTACAGCCGTTTTGTTGAGTGAAGCTATTGGAGATCGCCTTCACTGTATCTTCGTTAACAACGGACTTCTTCGCAAGGATGAGTTTGAACAAGTGCTTAAGCAGTATGAAGGAATGGGCCTCAATGTAAAAGGGGTTGATTCTTCAGAGCAATTCTTGTCGCAACTCGCGGGACAAAAAGATCCAGAAGAAAAACGAAAAACCATCGGTAGAGTCTTTATCGAAGTATTTGATGAAGAAGCGATGAATATTGAAGATGTGAAGTGGCTTGCTCAAGGAACCATCTATCCTGATGTTATCGAGAGTGTAAGCGTTAATGGACCATCAGCAACAATTAAAAGTCACCACAATGTAGGTGGTTTGCCTGATTTCATGAAGCTCAAAGTAGTTGAGCCTATGAACACCTTGTTTAAAGATGAGGTGAGAAGAGTGGGTAAGGAATTGGGAATTGCCGACGAACTTTTGGGACGTCACCCTTTCCCTGGTCCAGGTTTGGCAATCCGCATTTTGGGAGATATTACTCCTGAAAAAGTAGCCATCCTACAAGAAGTAGATCACATCTTCGTTCAAGGTTTGAAAGAACACGGATTGTACGACCAAGTTTGGCAAGCAGGTGCAATTTTGTTACCCGTGCAATCTGTAGGTGTAATGGGCGATGAGCGTACTTATGAACAAGTAGTGGCTCTCCGTGCTGTGGAAAGTACCGATGGGATGACCGCAGATTGGGTACATTTACCTTACACTTTCTTGGCTGAAATCAGCAATAAGATTATCAACCGTGTAAAAGGTGTTAACCGCGTGGTTTACGACATCAGCTCTAAGCCGCCTGCAACGATTGAATGGGAATAA
- a CDS encoding aldehyde dehydrogenase family protein has product METTTASFPFVNREVSFKHQYDNFIGGKWVQPIKGEYFENTSPINGQAFTKAARSTAEDIDLALDAAHEAFVTWSKTSAAARSNALLKIAQIVEDNLEYLATIETIDNGKAIRETMAADLPLVVDHFRYFAGVIRADESTVSEHDENTVSINLQEPLGVVGQIIPWNFPLLMAAWKIAPALAAGCTIVVKPAEQTPTSIMCFMELIGDVLPAGVLNVVTGFGIEAGKPLATSSRVAKVAFTGETTTGRLIMQYASENLIPVTMELGGKSPNIFFSSVADADDEFFDKAVEGAVMFALNQGEVCTCPSRILVQEDIYDKFMSRVVERTKAIKLGNPLDPSTMMGAQASQDQYEKILSYMKIGQEEGAELLCGGANAGLNSGLETGYYIQPTIFKGHNKMRIFQEEIFGPVVSVTTFKTVEEAIEIANDTLYGLGAGVWTRDSHELYQVPRAIQAGRVWVNCYHAYPAHAPFGGYKKSGFGRETHKMMLNHYRNTKNMLISYDKKKLGFF; this is encoded by the coding sequence ATGGAAACAACAACAGCGAGCTTCCCTTTCGTGAACAGGGAAGTGTCATTTAAACACCAATACGACAACTTTATTGGTGGCAAATGGGTTCAACCGATCAAAGGGGAATATTTCGAGAACACATCTCCTATTAACGGCCAGGCTTTCACCAAAGCAGCGCGTTCAACAGCCGAAGACATCGACTTAGCACTTGATGCCGCCCATGAAGCCTTTGTCACATGGAGCAAAACCAGTGCCGCCGCTCGCTCGAATGCCCTTCTCAAAATCGCACAAATTGTGGAGGACAATCTTGAGTACTTGGCGACTATTGAAACCATCGACAATGGCAAGGCTATTCGTGAAACGATGGCTGCCGACCTCCCTTTGGTGGTGGATCACTTCCGCTACTTTGCCGGCGTCATTCGCGCAGACGAAAGCACGGTTAGTGAGCACGACGAGAACACCGTAAGCATTAACCTTCAGGAGCCACTTGGCGTAGTGGGGCAAATCATTCCTTGGAACTTCCCATTGTTGATGGCAGCGTGGAAAATCGCTCCTGCCCTTGCTGCAGGCTGTACTATTGTAGTGAAGCCAGCGGAACAAACACCAACATCCATCATGTGTTTCATGGAACTCATTGGCGATGTTCTTCCGGCAGGTGTTCTGAACGTGGTAACCGGTTTCGGTATTGAAGCAGGTAAACCACTCGCCACGTCTTCGCGCGTAGCGAAAGTTGCTTTTACAGGTGAAACCACAACAGGACGCCTTATCATGCAATACGCATCGGAGAACCTCATTCCTGTAACCATGGAGCTTGGAGGAAAATCTCCAAACATCTTCTTTAGCTCTGTTGCTGATGCTGATGACGAGTTCTTTGACAAGGCCGTAGAAGGTGCAGTTATGTTCGCCTTGAATCAAGGTGAAGTTTGCACCTGCCCTTCGCGTATTCTCGTTCAAGAGGATATCTATGATAAATTCATGTCACGCGTTGTTGAACGTACCAAGGCCATCAAATTGGGCAACCCACTCGACCCTAGCACCATGATGGGTGCTCAAGCATCTCAAGATCAATATGAGAAGATTCTGAGTTACATGAAGATTGGTCAGGAAGAAGGTGCTGAACTGCTTTGTGGTGGAGCTAATGCTGGATTGAACAGTGGGTTAGAAACAGGCTATTACATTCAACCAACCATCTTCAAAGGGCACAATAAGATGCGTATCTTCCAAGAAGAAATCTTTGGTCCTGTGGTTTCGGTAACCACATTCAAAACGGTAGAAGAAGCCATCGAAATTGCGAATGACACCCTTTACGGACTTGGCGCTGGAGTGTGGACACGTGATTCCCACGAACTCTACCAAGTTCCACGTGCTATTCAAGCAGGACGAGTTTGGGTAAATTGTTACCACGCCTATCCAGCACATGCACCATTTGGAGGATACAAGAAGTCAGGTTTCGGTAGAGAAACGCACAAGATGATGTTAAATCACTACCGCAACACCAAGAACATGCTCATTTCTTATGACAAGAAGAAGCTTGGATTCTTTTGA